CGGCACTGCCTGTGTAGCGCCGTCTGGCGCAATCACGATCGCCTGATTAAGATCCGCACCGCTTAGCCATGCATGGCCACGCAGATAGTCCCGTGTATCGCGTCCCGGCTGCCAAAGCACCTTACCGCCGTTGCTAATCGCCCCCATCAACGTAACGGTATCGGGACGCTGTAAGGTATAGAGATGATATTCCCCTTCCAGACAACGATTCGCCTCCGGATGCAGCCGTATCCAGTCAGGATCGAGTGCGGTAAATTGCCGCCCGGTTACCTGAACCGTGCTCAACTGTTGAATAACGGAATGAATGGCTGCGGCGCGATCGCCCCGCTCGTTTGCAGCCCAGTCACGCAGTCGCGAGAGCGTTTGCTGATAGCGTTGATGCATTGCTGCACTTGCCAGAGGTTCAGCGATAATCGTACCAGGCCACCAGGTGCGTTGTGCCAGCATCGGACTGGTTGCCAACTGTAACAGCCTTTCGGCATCTTTCACTACGGCGGTTTCGGACGTATGGGGGGAATGAACGATAACCTGGCTTGCCGCCAGCGCATTTAACGAAAGGCCAGATGCCATCGCGATCGGAAGCAGTAAAATTTTCATGATTTCACCGGTTTTAACAGGGTGATATCAACCGATAACGCCTCTGCGCCAGAATGTTGTGTACTCTGACGCACTTCACCGCTGGCATTGTCAATCCAGAATGTATTCTGCCAGCGGACACCGGTAGCAGCGACGCTGGCCTTTTCACGCCAAACGCGACAGGCGATGGCTTTCCCGGCAATATGCAGTATTTCATCCTGCGCACGTTGAAAACGTGAAGTGACCAGTGCCGATTGCAGACGTCCCTTATCAGTCCAGATCAGCACGTACGACCAGCTATCGCCTTCCTGTATCAACAGTGGCTGAGCAAGCGGATCCTGAGAAAGGTTAGTGGTTTCCAGCAGGTTATTGGTCAGCCCCAGGGTTTTCACCAGACGCCCGTTTTGCGTAACCAGCATCGCACGGTCTTGTGTGACCCATTTATGCTGACCATTTTCGGCATAGCCGAGTACCAGGAAAATGCGCTGACCGTGATTAACACGAAGGTAAATACTGGCGTAAGGCAGGGACCGAATACGTTCTACCGGTACGGTAACATCATCCAGACCTATAAACGCCTGTTTAACGCTATCAACCAGCCCCTGTTGCACTTGTGTACAAGCCTGTAAGAACAGGCATAAAAACAGCAATAGAATATGGCGCACCCTGGCATCCTTGCGTAGGTTGTGCAAAACGAAAGAACTACATGGTTGTGACTATCATCAGGCCACTAACGTCTTGTTCCTGTGGTTGTAGTGCCGGTATTAGCACTATCACCGCCGCCGATAGCAGCTACCCCGGTCCCTAACAACGAACTGGCCACACTAACGCCAGCATAACTTGTGCTGCCTGTAGAAATAGCGCCAGCTTCTTCACCAGCGGCGATACCGGCAATATCCCCTACTGCTGCACCCACCTCATTTTTTTCAGCGGCTACAGCCGACAAAGAGGCTAAAATCAACGCAGCAGCCATAACGTAACGTAGAATTTTCATATTGAATTTCTTATAGGTTTTATGATGAGCATTCCTTTATTAACTGAATCAGAAAAGGACCGGTTACTTTCGGCGCGCTCCAGTACAGAAAATAAATTATCAGAAATTGTGAGATAACAAGAAAAGTCGATAAGAATTGGTAAGGATATATTATTCCGGATTATGATTAACCCTTAGTAAAACAGAGAAGGTATTGAGGGTAAATGCAAGCCTTTATCCTAAAACTAATTTAATTATTAAGATTATCTAAATTAATTTCTTTTTAGATTAAAAGAAAATTACCAAGGGTAATTACATAAGCAAGTTTTACCAAATAATTTATCTTTCAATAAGTTAACTTAATTTCTCGTTATTTTTAAGCTGGATTAACTGCATGGCGGAGAGACAGTGCTTTACCCCCGTTTTACGGTTTATCATCAAGTCAGAAGAAGAACAAAACAGCATGTTTTATTCAGCCGCGCGCAGTATGTTCAGGCAGGTAAAGTTTGAAAGGAAGGTGCGAACAATGAGACTTTGCCAGACTATATCCGTAAAAAAGGCGTCATTAAGACGCCTTGAGAAATAATGAGAAATCTTAGCGCCAGGATTTATAACGGTTAATCAAGCCGTTAGTGGAACTGTCATGGCTGCTGACATTACCGGCATCTTTCAATTCAGGCAGGATGCGGTTTGCCAGCTGTTTACCCAGCTCAACGCCCCACTGATCGAACGTAAAGATGTTAAGTATCGCGCCCTGAGTAAAGATCTTATGCTCATACAGCGCAATTAACGCGCCCAGGCTGTACGGGGTGATCTCACGCAACAGAATAGAGTTTGTTGGGCGGTTACCCTCAAACACTTTAAACGGTACGATATGCTCAACGGATTTAGCATCTTTACCCGCATCAGCAAACTCTTTCTCTACTACCTCACGTGATTTACCGAAAGCCAGCGCCTCGGTCTGCGCGAAGAAGTTAGAGAGGAGCTTGTCGTGATGATCGCCTAACTGATTATGCGTGATAGCTGGAGCGATAAAATCGCAGGGAACCAGCTTAGTACCCTGGTGGATCAGCTGATAAAACGCATGCTGACCATTCGTGCCAGGCTCACCCCAAATGATGGGGCCAGTCTGCCAGGTAACCGGGTTGCCTTCGCGGTCAACATATTTACCGTTAGATTCCATGTTGCCCTGCTGGAAGTAAGCCGCAAAACGGTGCATATACTGGTCATAAGGCAGAATCGCTTCAGTTTCCGCGCCGAAGAAATTGTTGTACCAGATGCCGATTAGCGCCAGCAGTACCGGCAGGTTCTGTTCTGCTGGGGTTTCTGCAAAGTGCTTGTCCATGGCATGCGCGCCGCTCAGCAGCTGCACGAAATTATCAAAGCCAACGGACAGGATGATAGAGAGACCAATCGCAGACCACAGAGAATAACGACCGCCAACCCAATCCCAGAACTCAAACATATTGGCGGTATCGATACCGAATTTTGCAACTTCTTGCGCATTGGTAGAGAGCGCCGCAAAGTGTTTTGCTACGTGCTGCTCATCACCTGCCGCCTTCAGGAACCAGTCACGCGCGCTGTGGGCGTTGGTCATGGTTTCCTGCGTGGTAAAGGTTTTGGAAGCCACGAGGAACAGCGTGGTTTCCGGGCTGACTTTTTTCAACGTTTCAGCGATATGGGTGCCGTCAACGTTGGAAACAAAGTGCATATTCAAGTGGTTTTTATAGGGACGCAGCGCCTCGGTCACCATGTAAGGACCCAGATCGGAACCGCCGATACCGATATTTACTACGTCCGTGATCGGCTTGCCGGTATAACCTTTCCATTCGCCGCCAATGATACGTTCAGAAAACGTCTTCATTTTATCCAGTACGGCATTCACTTCCGGCATCACATCTTTGCCATCAACCATAATCGGCGTGTTGCTGCGGTTGCGTAGGGCAACGTGCAACACTGCACGATCTTCGGTACGGTTGATTTTCTCACCGGAAAACATGGATTTGATCGCGCCTGCCAGATCGGTTTCTTTCGCCAGCGCCTGCAATTTATCCAGGGTTTCAGAAGTGATGCGGTTTTTTGAGAAATCCACCAGCATCTGGTCGTCAAAGGTGGCGGAGAATTTCGCAAAACGATCGCTGTCCTGGGCAAACAGCTCGGCAATGCGTACATCTTTCATCTGTTCGTAATGCTGCTGCAGGGCTTGCCAGGCAGCAGTTTGCGTCGGATTGATATTTTTCATGGCAACACTCTTATGTTTAACAACCGTAATTCTGACCGGACGTCATCTTACCTGCTGATGGTGACTCACTTTCCGTTTTCTGCAACAGGTTACGACTCTCATAGGGCGCGCTGGTTTTCCTCACCCGGAGCCCGGGACTCATTGTAATTCAGGCTGCGGCGATGATAGCCGTCAGGTATTTCAGTATGACGATTCTTACCGCGAAGGAAAATTTTTTATGCCGCTTTTTGCCTTAGCGCTGCGGCCAGATATCAGCTTCAGGGCATCGCCTGCCCGGACGGATAGCCTGGCAACTGCGGCTTTCAGCTACGCTATTGCTGCTGGTTTTCGGAATCGTACCCGGTTCGATAACGCACATTTTGTTCCCCAATGCGTTCACGCTCGCTGAAAATGCGCGCCGGACGATAGCCTAAGCGGTTTAATAAGATACAAAAAGCCAGCAGCACTACGTGCGTTGCAGCGTCTATTTTTACGCTATTGCAACGCCCTTTCATTGTGCTGCATCAGCATGCTGAATCATTTCAACAGCTCAAGTTAACGCTAAATAGCCGATGAAAATAGCCTGGTAAGGATGAAACTGCCTGTATTCATTCGATGTTATCAACTTGTTTACCTAATGAGTGTCAATAAGTTGAAAAATATTCAAAAACCATTGATTGACAGCAGAACGATAACCCGATATTTGTAAATGGTTACTTGCGCAGCAATGCGCAGGCCAGAAGAGGCGCGTCGCCCAGGCAGTGTGTTGGAGGAGCCGTATCCGGTGAAAACACATCAGGGGGAGCGACGCCGAGGCAGAAAATCCACGGCGGAAAATCTGTCGGCTGCAGGGGCTGAATCCCCTGGGTTGTCACCAGGCGCGTGCGACAGTCGGACGCGCCGCAAGGTGGAGCGCTTCTGGGTGCTCGTAGCTGTTCCTCTCTACGTCTGCTCCCGTCTCTGCTTCCCTTGTGCCAAGGCTGCCAGAATAAACCTGACACGGGGTCACTATGTCTCACACTGATTTGATCGTTGCAAAATTTGGCGGTACCAGCGTTGCCGATTTTACCGCTATGAACCGCAGCGCCGATGTGGTGCTGGCTGATGCCAGCGTACGTCTGGTGGTGCTCTCCGCCTCCGCCGGTATCACTAACCTGCTGGTTGCTCTGGCAGAAGGCCAACCACAGCCACAGCGCGATAATCTGCTGGAGGATATTCGCCAGATTCAGTATGCCATTATCGATCGGCTACAGCAGCCAGCGGTAATCCGCGAAGAGATCGATCGGATGCTGGAAAATATTGCCATGCTGGCGGAAACCGCCGCACAGACCGCTTCCGCCGCGCTAACCGACGAACTGGTCAGCCACGGCGAACTGATGTCATCATTGCTGTTTGTAGAGATTCTGCGCGAGCGTAACGTTGCCGCAGAATGGTTTGACGTACGCAAAATTATGCGCACCAGCGATCGTTTTGGGCGCGCCGAGCCGGATGTTAATGCTTTGGCCGAGCTAAGCCGCCTGCAACTGCGTCCACGCCTGGAAAAAGCGCTGGTAATAACCCAGGGCTTTATCGGCAGCGAGGCAAAAGGCCGCACTACCACGCTTGGGCGCGGCGGCAGTGATTACACCGCTGCGCTGCTGGGTGAAGCGTTACAGGCACAACGTATTGATATCTGGACCGATGTACCGGGGATCTATTCTACCGATCCGCGTATTGTGCCTGCCGCCCAGCGCATCGATAAAATTACGTTTGAAGAAGCGGCGGAAATGGCGACCTTTGGCGCGAAGGTGCTGCATCCGGCGACGTTGCTGCCAGCGGTACGCAGTGACATCCCGGTATTTGTTGGTTCCAGCAAAGATCCCGCTGCTGGCGGCACGCTGGTCTGTAACGAAACGGAAAATCCTCCGCTGTTCCGGGCGCTGGCGCTGCGCCGCAAGCAAACGCTGCTGACCCTGCATAGCCTGAATATGCTGCACGCACGCGGCTTTCTTGCCGAGGTTTTTGCTATCCTGGCGCGCCATCATATTTCTGTCGATCTGATTACCACTTCAGAAGTCAGCGTTGCGCTGACGCTGGATACCACCGGATCCACCTCCACCGACGGCAGCCTGCTGACGCAGGCGCTGCTGACCGAGCTTTCTTCGCTGTGTCGGGTTGAGGTTGAAGAGAATCTGGCGCTGGTTGCGTTAATCGGTAACAAGCTGTCGCAGGCATGTGGCGTAGGTAAAGAGGTGTTTGGCGTGCTGGAGCCGTTTAATCTGCGGATGATCTGCTATGGTGCCAGTAGCTACAATCTCTGTTTCCTGGTACCGGGAAACGATGCCGAACAGGTTGTACGCACTTTGCACCATAATTTATTTAAATGTTGAAACGGGCATGGATGCCGGTCAATTTCCGGCATCCTTTCTTTTTTACCCTGTTCATAACATCGCCCTTTATTTTTTCCTTTTCCTGCGCTTTTACCCGGTTAAAAAAGCAAGACTCGTCTCGAAATTGACGCTACAGGCCGCCAACCGGCGGCAAAACACGTATAAAGATTGCAGTCTTTGAACAGACAAAGATAATGCGCTGCGCTGGATATAAATAAAATGAGGGATCATGATGCAAAAACTATTGGCTGAATTTTTAGGGACATTTGTTTTGGTTCTGGGCGGTTGTGGCAGTGCGGTATTAGCTGCCGGCTGGCCTGAGCTGGGAATCGGTTTTACCGGCGTTTCGCTGGCGTTTGGTCTGACGGTATTGACGATGGCTTACGCCGTTGGACATATTTCCGGCGGGCACTTTAACCCAGCCGTAACGCTGGGACTGTGGGCTGGCGGGCGTTTCAATGCTGCGCAGATCCTGCCCTACATTGTTTTTCAGGTGCTCGGCGCTATCGCTGCCGGTGGCGTGCTGTGGTTAATCGCCAGCGGTAAGGCTGGATTTGACGTAGATATCCACGGCTTCGCCGCTAACGGCTACGGCGACTACTCACCTGGCGGCTATTCGCTGTTCGCCTGTATGTTAGTGGAAGCGGTACTGACCGCGATCTTCCTGGTGGTGATTATGGGTGCAACCGATAAAAATGCGCCTGCGGGCTTCGCACCTGTGGCTATCGGTCTGGCGCTGACCCTGATCCATCTGGTCAGTATTCCGGTAACCAATACCTCCGTCAACCCGGCGCGCAGTACCGGCGTTGCGCTCTATCAGGGCGGCTGGGCTATCGATCAGCTGTGGATGTTCTGGTTGATTCCGCTGGCTGGCGGCGTCGTTGGCGGTCTGGTTTACCGTTTTCTGCTGCAAAACAAGGCATAAACTCGCTTTTCAGGGGCGGCGTCCTGTCGCCCCTTTACCCATTCTTCCTTAATGCTATGATTTTTGTTCGCTTTTTACCCACGTTCCGGATAAAGGCGACAACTGTCTACTGGCAAATCAACATCACATTCTTATAAGGAAGTCTGGCTTATGCTCGCCAAAATCACCCGGCTGTTCCCCGTGTGGGCTGTTTTGCTCTCCGCGGCCGCCTGTTATTCTCCCGGCACCTTTCTTGGCATTGGCCCCTGGGTATCTTATCTGTTGATGATCATTATGTTCGCAATGGGCGTAACTCTGCATATTAATGACTTCAAACGCGTGCTGGTGCGTCCGGCACCGGTTATTGCCGGCACCTTTCTGCACTATCTGGTGATGCCGCTGGCGGCCTGGCTGCTGGCAAAACTGTTCCAGATGCCGCCCGATCTGGCAGCAGGTATGATTCTGGTTGGCAGCGTTGCCAGCGGTACTGCCTCCAACGTAATGATCTATCTGGCGAAAGGCGATGTGGCGCTGTCGGTCACTATCTCTTCAGTGTCGGCGCTGGTCGGCGTTTTCGCTACGCCGCTGCTGACGCGTCTGTATGTCGATACCCATATCGAAGTGGATGTGATGGGCATGCTGCTCAGCATCATCAAAATTGTGGTAATTCCGATTGGTCTCGGCCTGATTATCCATCACAGCATGAATAGCCTGGTTAAACGTATTGAGCCGTGGCTGCCTGCTTTCTCCATGATCGCTATTCTGCTGATTATCAGCGCCGTGGTAGCAGGCAGCCAGGGTTTTATCGGTTCAGTGGGGCTGGTAACGATCGTCGCGGTCATGCTGCATAACGCCACCGGGCTGCTTGGCGGCTACTGGGGTGGCAAGCTCTTTGGTTTCGATGAGTCTACCTGCCGCACGCTGGCGCTGGAAGTCGGCATGCAGAACTCCGGGCTCGCAGCAACGCTGGGTAAACTTTATTTCTCGCCGCTGGCGGCACTGCCCGGCGCGCTGTTTTCCGTCTGGCATAATCTCTCCGGCTCGCTACTGGCAGGTTACTGGTCAGGTAAGCCGGTTGCAGAGAAGAAGATGTAAAACAGGCCTGTTTGTCCCGCGCGGCTTTGCGCGGGATTTTACGTTTCAAAATATCCCGTCACCCTTCATCCCGCTCATCATCCGGCTGCTCCAGTACACTATAGGCCACCGCACAGAACAGCGAATTCAGGCGCTTCATATCGCCCAACAGCCCCAAATGCAGCGAACTGGTTTCAATACTCTGCACATTCTTCTGATGCAGTCGATCGACATGCGCGTGGGAAAAGCGGCGAATCATCATAC
The sequence above is a segment of the Mixta intestinalis genome. Coding sequences within it:
- the yjbE gene encoding exopolysaccharide production protein YjbE is translated as MKILRYVMAAALILASLSAVAAEKNEVGAAVGDIAGIAAGEEAGAISTGSTSYAGVSVASSLLGTGVAAIGGGDSANTGTTTTGTRR
- a CDS encoding capsule biosynthesis GfcC family protein, with protein sequence MMKILLLPIAMASGLSLNALAASQVIVHSPHTSETAVVKDAERLLQLATSPMLAQRTWWPGTIIAEPLASAAMHQRYQQTLSRLRDWAANERGDRAAAIHSVIQQLSTVQVTGRQFTALDPDWIRLHPEANRCLEGEYHLYTLQRPDTVTLMGAISNGGKVLWQPGRDTRDYLRGHAWLSGADLNQAIVIAPDGATQAVPIAYWNHRHVEVIPGSTIFVGFSPSVLPDELHDLNSHIVAVLTHRIPD
- the aqpZ gene encoding aquaporin Z; its protein translation is MMQKLLAEFLGTFVLVLGGCGSAVLAAGWPELGIGFTGVSLAFGLTVLTMAYAVGHISGGHFNPAVTLGLWAGGRFNAAQILPYIVFQVLGAIAAGGVLWLIASGKAGFDVDIHGFAANGYGDYSPGGYSLFACMLVEAVLTAIFLVVIMGATDKNAPAGFAPVAIGLALTLIHLVSIPVTNTSVNPARSTGVALYQGGWAIDQLWMFWLIPLAGGVVGGLVYRFLLQNKA
- a CDS encoding YjbF family lipoprotein, which gives rise to MRHILLLFLCLFLQACTQVQQGLVDSVKQAFIGLDDVTVPVERIRSLPYASIYLRVNHGQRIFLVLGYAENGQHKWVTQDRAMLVTQNGRLVKTLGLTNNLLETTNLSQDPLAQPLLIQEGDSWSYVLIWTDKGRLQSALVTSRFQRAQDEILHIAGKAIACRVWREKASVAATGVRWQNTFWIDNASGEVRQSTQHSGAEALSVDITLLKPVKS
- the lysC gene encoding lysine-sensitive aspartokinase 3 gives rise to the protein MSHTDLIVAKFGGTSVADFTAMNRSADVVLADASVRLVVLSASAGITNLLVALAEGQPQPQRDNLLEDIRQIQYAIIDRLQQPAVIREEIDRMLENIAMLAETAAQTASAALTDELVSHGELMSSLLFVEILRERNVAAEWFDVRKIMRTSDRFGRAEPDVNALAELSRLQLRPRLEKALVITQGFIGSEAKGRTTTLGRGGSDYTAALLGEALQAQRIDIWTDVPGIYSTDPRIVPAAQRIDKITFEEAAEMATFGAKVLHPATLLPAVRSDIPVFVGSSKDPAAGGTLVCNETENPPLFRALALRRKQTLLTLHSLNMLHARGFLAEVFAILARHHISVDLITTSEVSVALTLDTTGSTSTDGSLLTQALLTELSSLCRVEVEENLALVALIGNKLSQACGVGKEVFGVLEPFNLRMICYGASSYNLCFLVPGNDAEQVVRTLHHNLFKC
- the panS gene encoding ketopantoate/pantoate/pantothenate transporter PanS, encoding MLAKITRLFPVWAVLLSAAACYSPGTFLGIGPWVSYLLMIIMFAMGVTLHINDFKRVLVRPAPVIAGTFLHYLVMPLAAWLLAKLFQMPPDLAAGMILVGSVASGTASNVMIYLAKGDVALSVTISSVSALVGVFATPLLTRLYVDTHIEVDVMGMLLSIIKIVVIPIGLGLIIHHSMNSLVKRIEPWLPAFSMIAILLIISAVVAGSQGFIGSVGLVTIVAVMLHNATGLLGGYWGGKLFGFDESTCRTLALEVGMQNSGLAATLGKLYFSPLAALPGALFSVWHNLSGSLLAGYWSGKPVAEKKM
- the pgi gene encoding glucose-6-phosphate isomerase, whose amino-acid sequence is MKNINPTQTAAWQALQQHYEQMKDVRIAELFAQDSDRFAKFSATFDDQMLVDFSKNRITSETLDKLQALAKETDLAGAIKSMFSGEKINRTEDRAVLHVALRNRSNTPIMVDGKDVMPEVNAVLDKMKTFSERIIGGEWKGYTGKPITDVVNIGIGGSDLGPYMVTEALRPYKNHLNMHFVSNVDGTHIAETLKKVSPETTLFLVASKTFTTQETMTNAHSARDWFLKAAGDEQHVAKHFAALSTNAQEVAKFGIDTANMFEFWDWVGGRYSLWSAIGLSIILSVGFDNFVQLLSGAHAMDKHFAETPAEQNLPVLLALIGIWYNNFFGAETEAILPYDQYMHRFAAYFQQGNMESNGKYVDREGNPVTWQTGPIIWGEPGTNGQHAFYQLIHQGTKLVPCDFIAPAITHNQLGDHHDKLLSNFFAQTEALAFGKSREVVEKEFADAGKDAKSVEHIVPFKVFEGNRPTNSILLREITPYSLGALIALYEHKIFTQGAILNIFTFDQWGVELGKQLANRILPELKDAGNVSSHDSSTNGLINRYKSWR